The following are from one region of the Mannheimia granulomatis genome:
- the ribE gene encoding riboflavin synthase, with the protein MFTGIIEEVGSIAQIKKQGEFAVVTIKAKKILKDVHLGDSIAVNGVCLTVTSFTTEQFTADVMSETLKRTSLGELGMNSPVNLERAMAANGRFGGHIVSGHIDGTGTIAEITPADNATWYRIQTSPKLMRYIIEKGSITIDGISLTVVDTDENSFRVSIIPHTIKETNLGTKKVGSLVNLENDIVGKYIEQFLLKKEVENPASKLTVDFLKNAGF; encoded by the coding sequence ATGTTTACAGGGATTATTGAAGAAGTAGGCAGTATCGCCCAAATTAAAAAACAGGGCGAGTTTGCGGTTGTAACAATAAAGGCAAAAAAAATTCTAAAAGATGTACACTTGGGCGATAGCATTGCAGTAAATGGGGTTTGTTTAACGGTAACTTCTTTTACAACAGAACAATTTACCGCAGATGTGATGTCTGAAACGCTTAAGCGAACTTCGTTAGGTGAATTAGGCATGAATAGTCCTGTTAATCTTGAACGTGCTATGGCAGCTAACGGACGTTTTGGCGGGCATATTGTGTCAGGACATATTGATGGTACAGGCACAATTGCAGAGATTACTCCGGCAGACAATGCCACTTGGTATCGTATTCAAACCTCGCCAAAATTAATGCGTTATATTATTGAAAAAGGCTCAATTACTATTGATGGTATTAGTTTAACGGTGGTAGATACCGATGAAAACTCATTTCGTGTTTCAATTATTCCACACACTATTAAAGAAACCAATCTTGGCACTAAAAAAGTCGGTAGTTTGGTGAATTTAGAAAATGATATTGTAGGCAAATATATTGAACAGTTTTTATTAAAAAAAGAAGTGGAAAATCCGGCGAGTAAATTGACGGTCGATTTTCTGAAAAATGCAGGTTTTTAA
- a CDS encoding bifunctional 3,4-dihydroxy-2-butanone-4-phosphate synthase/GTP cyclohydrolase II produces the protein MFKFSPVEEAIKAIREGKIILVSDDADRENEGDFICAAEFATPENINFMATYGKGLICTPISEELAGKLNFHPMVAVNQDNHQTAFSVSIDHVETSTGISAFERSLTCLKMLDDNAKADDFRRPGHIFPLVAKKGGVLVRNGHTEATVDLARLAGLKPAGLCCEIMAADGTMMQMPELQAFAQKHNMPFITIQQLQEYRRKYDSLVDMVSVVKMPTKFGEFKAHSFVETISGKEHVALVKGEIGDGENVLCRIHSECLTGDAFGSQRCDCGQQFAAAMNQVEAEGRGVVLYLRQEGRGIGLINKLRAYELQDKGMDTVEANLALGFKDDEREYYIAAQMFEKLGVKSIRLLTNNPAKIEGLVEQGLNVVAREPIMVEPNEHDLEYLKVKQHKMRHMFNF, from the coding sequence ATGTTTAAATTTTCCCCTGTAGAAGAGGCAATTAAAGCCATTCGAGAAGGCAAAATTATTTTAGTAAGCGATGATGCTGACCGTGAAAATGAGGGTGATTTTATCTGTGCAGCAGAATTTGCTACACCGGAGAATATCAATTTTATGGCAACTTATGGTAAAGGGTTGATTTGTACGCCAATTTCCGAAGAACTTGCCGGAAAACTGAATTTTCATCCTATGGTGGCGGTAAACCAAGATAACCATCAAACTGCTTTTAGCGTGTCGATTGACCATGTAGAGACCAGTACAGGTATTTCTGCTTTTGAACGCTCTTTGACCTGTCTGAAAATGTTGGATGACAATGCGAAAGCAGATGATTTTCGTCGTCCGGGGCATATTTTTCCATTAGTGGCTAAAAAAGGTGGAGTATTAGTGCGCAATGGGCATACTGAGGCAACTGTGGATTTAGCTCGTCTTGCGGGCTTAAAGCCGGCTGGCTTATGTTGCGAAATTATGGCAGCAGATGGCACAATGATGCAGATGCCGGAATTACAAGCATTCGCACAAAAACATAATATGCCGTTTATTACTATTCAGCAATTACAGGAATACCGCAGAAAATATGACAGTCTGGTAGATATGGTTTCTGTGGTAAAAATGCCAACTAAATTTGGTGAATTTAAAGCCCATAGCTTTGTAGAAACTATCTCAGGCAAAGAACATGTTGCTTTAGTAAAAGGTGAGATTGGCGATGGTGAGAATGTGTTATGCCGTATTCATTCCGAGTGTTTAACAGGCGATGCGTTCGGTTCACAACGTTGTGACTGTGGGCAGCAATTTGCTGCAGCAATGAACCAAGTCGAAGCTGAAGGGCGTGGTGTGGTGCTTTATCTTCGCCAAGAAGGACGAGGTATTGGCTTAATTAACAAACTGCGTGCGTATGAATTGCAAGATAAAGGGATGGATACAGTTGAAGCGAATCTAGCTTTAGGCTTTAAAGATGATGAACGTGAATATTACATTGCTGCTCAGATGTTTGAGAAATTAGGGGTGAAATCTATCCGCTTATTAACCAATAATCCGGCTAAAATTGAAGGTTTAGTTGAGCAAGGACTGAATGTGGTTGCCCGTGAACCGATTATGGTTGAACCAAATGAACACGATTTGGAATATTTAAAAGTTAAACAGCATAAAATGCGACACATGTTTAATTTTTAA
- the ribD gene encoding bifunctional diaminohydroxyphosphoribosylaminopyrimidine deaminase/5-amino-6-(5-phosphoribosylamino)uracil reductase RibD, with product MTDAQYMAYAIELAKKAQGWTNPNPLVGCVIVKNGKIVAEGYHEKYGKWHAERNAILNSQQDLTGATAYVTLEPCCHHGKTPPCSDLLIERGIQKIFIGSRDPNPLVSGNGAMQLKAAGIEVVEDFMRAECDELNPIFFHYIQTKLPYVLLKYAMTADGKIATSTGESKWITGELARAKVQQTRHQYSAIMVGVETVLADDPVLNSRMENAKQPVRIVCDSRLRTPLDCKLVQTAKEYRTIIATVNDDKVSHEPYQRFGVEVIVVEADNKRVNLPKLLQKLGEMQIDSLLIEGGSSLNFSALKAGCVNRIHCYIAPKLVGGKAAKTPIGGEGIAELSQAVQLTLKSTELIGEDILLDYEVSSSFR from the coding sequence ATGACTGATGCTCAATATATGGCTTATGCCATCGAACTTGCCAAAAAAGCCCAAGGCTGGACAAATCCGAATCCTCTAGTCGGCTGTGTGATTGTTAAAAACGGCAAAATCGTCGCTGAGGGATACCATGAAAAATATGGCAAATGGCATGCTGAACGTAACGCAATTTTAAATTCTCAGCAAGATTTAACAGGTGCAACGGCTTATGTCACGTTAGAGCCTTGTTGCCATCATGGAAAAACGCCTCCGTGTTCAGATTTATTAATTGAACGTGGTATTCAAAAAATCTTTATCGGCTCTCGTGATCCAAATCCGCTGGTTTCCGGTAACGGGGCTATGCAGTTGAAAGCGGCAGGTATTGAAGTGGTTGAAGATTTTATGCGAGCGGAATGTGATGAACTGAACCCGATTTTCTTCCACTATATTCAAACCAAGCTCCCTTATGTGTTGCTGAAATATGCGATGACCGCGGATGGTAAAATTGCGACTAGCACAGGCGAATCGAAATGGATTACAGGCGAGTTAGCTCGGGCAAAAGTGCAACAAACCCGTCATCAATATAGTGCAATTATGGTGGGTGTGGAAACGGTGTTAGCGGACGATCCAGTGCTTAACAGCCGAATGGAAAATGCGAAACAGCCGGTGCGGATTGTGTGTGATAGCCGACTACGCACGCCACTGGATTGCAAATTGGTTCAAACAGCCAAAGAATATCGCACCATCATCGCCACCGTAAATGATGACAAAGTTTCTCATGAGCCTTACCAACGGTTTGGCGTGGAAGTGATAGTCGTCGAAGCTGATAACAAGCGGGTGAATTTACCGAAACTTTTGCAAAAATTAGGCGAAATGCAAATTGACAGTTTATTAATTGAAGGTGGTTCCAGCCTGAATTTTAGTGCGTTAAAAGCCGGTTGTGTAAATAGAATACATTGCTATATTGCACCGAAATTAGTAGGTGGCAAGGCTGCAAAAACACCCATTGGTGGAGAAGGGATTGCTGAGTTATCTCAGGCAGTACAATTAACGCTGAAATCAACCGAGCTGATTGGTGAAGATATTTTGTTGGATTATGAGGTAAGTTCCTCTTTTAGATAA